A genomic segment from Juglans regia cultivar Chandler chromosome 14, Walnut 2.0, whole genome shotgun sequence encodes:
- the LOC109008724 gene encoding uncharacterized protein LOC109008724 translates to MGRTSKDLLHLERKNPSTTPLESTLLVCKKNSLAQTQELLPDGKPITAPPPKSQVLGKIKDFLGAISEANERLQLGAKDNSENYDIEVLTGNESAVIEMDLMLGVADLHTSEAVAAAESAIAGFQPVIPLACSTSGTDSEDSSDDDSDDGNGETCSPVTLKTSKSGHDNCSSEDNVIRSKKRPKIVVLP, encoded by the exons ATGGGGCGGACAAGCAAAGACCTTCTGCACTTGGAGCGCAAGAACCCCTCCACCACACCATTGG AGTCCACACTTCTTGTTTGCAAGAAAAACTCGCTCGCTCAAACCCAGGAACTCCTCCCTGATGGAAAGCCCATCACCGCCCCTCCTCCCAAAAGCCAAG TGTTGGGAAAAATTAAAGACTTCCTAGGAGCGATATCAGAAGCAAATGAAAGGCTTCAGCTTGGTGCAAAg GACAATTCTGAGAACTATGATATTGAAGTGCTCACTGGAAATGAATCTGCAGTTATTGAAATG GATTTGATGCTTGGTGTTGCTGATCTTCATACCTCAGAggctgttgctgctgctgaaTCTGCAATTGCTGGTTTTCAGCCTGTGATTCCATTAGCTTGTAGCACTAGTGGAACGGATTCAGAGGATAGCAGTGATGATGATAGTGATGATGGTAATGGTGAAACATGCTCTCCGGTGACACTCAAAACATCAAAGTCTGGCCATGATAATTGTTCAAGTGAAGACAACGTCATTCGATCAAAAAAACGACCAAAGATTGTTGTGCTTCCTTGA
- the LOC109019504 gene encoding cinnamoyl-CoA reductase 1-like isoform X1 gives MSSGTGKVVCVTGASGYIASWLVKLLLQRGYNVKASVRDPNDPNKTEHLIGLDGAKERLHLFKADLLEEGSFDSVVDGCDGVFHTASPAYFSVTDPQAELVDPALKGTLNVLRSCAKVLSVKRVVITSSMAAVAYNGKPLAPDVTIDEGWFSDPAVCEKSKLWYMLSKTLAEEAAWKFAKENGIDIVAVNPGMAFGPLLQPSLNASVAPVLELLNGAERFPNVTYRWVDVRDVANAHILAFENPSASGRYCLVAEVVHCSEVLKLLHKLFPDLKLPEKCGDDKPFATTYKVSKERAQSLGLSFTPAKVSLKDTVESLKLKNFLSV, from the exons ATGAGTAGTGGGACAGGGAAGGTGGTGTGTGTAACCGGAGCGTCCGGATACATAGCGTCATGGCTGGTGAAGCTCTTGCTTCAACGCGGCTACAATGTCAAAGCCTCAGTTCGTGACCCAA ATGATCCAAATAAGACAGAACACTTAATTGGGCTAGATGGAGCGAAGGAAAGACTTCATTTGTTCAAAGCAGACTTACTGGAAGAAGGATCTTTTGATTCTGTGGTTGATGGATGTGACGGAGTTTTTCATACGGCATCACCAGCTTATTTCAGTGTCACCGATCCACAG GCAGAGTTAGTTGACCCAGCATTGAAAGGAACACTTAACGTTCTCAGATCTTGTGCTAAAGTTTTATCTGTTAAAAGAGTGGTTATAACATCCTCAATGGCAGCGGTTGCATACAATGGGAAACCTCTTGCTCCTGATGTTACAATTGATGAGGGTTGGTTTTCAGATCCTGCTGTTTGTGAAAAATCAAAG CTTTGGTATATGCTTTCAAAGACCTTAGCAGAGGAGGCTGCTTGGaaatttgcaaaagaaaatggaaTTGATATCGTAGCTGTAAATCCAGGGATGGCGTTTGGTCCTCTGTTACAGCCGAGTCTTAATGCAAGTGTGGCGCCAGTTCTGGAGCTTTTAAATG GCGCAGAAAGATTTCCAAATGTAACATACAGATGGGTTGATGTCAGAGATGTTGCTAATGCACATATACTAGCCTTTGAAAATCCATCAGCTAGTGGAAGATATTGTTTAGTTGCAGAAGTTGTTCATTGTTCTGAAGTTTTGAAGCTTTTGCACAAGCTCTTTCCTGATCTGAAGCTTCCTGAAAA ATGTGGAGATGACAAGCCTTTTGCAACAACATACAAGGTGTCTAAGGAGAGAGCACAGAGTTTAGGCCTTAGCTTCACTCCCGCGAAGGTCAGTTTGAAGGATACTGTTGAGAGCTTGAAGTTGAAGAACTTCTTGAGTGTCTGA
- the LOC109019504 gene encoding cinnamoyl-CoA reductase 1-like isoform X2: MSSGTGKVVCVTGASGYIASWLVKLLLQRGYNVKASVRDPNDPNKTEHLIGLDGAKERLHLFKADLLEEGSFDSVVDGCDGVFHTASPAYFSVTDPQAELVDPALKGTLNVLRSCAKVLSVKRVVITSSMAAVAYNGKPLAPDVTIDEGWFSDPAVCEKSKTLAEEAAWKFAKENGIDIVAVNPGMAFGPLLQPSLNASVAPVLELLNGAERFPNVTYRWVDVRDVANAHILAFENPSASGRYCLVAEVVHCSEVLKLLHKLFPDLKLPEKCGDDKPFATTYKVSKERAQSLGLSFTPAKVSLKDTVESLKLKNFLSV; this comes from the exons ATGAGTAGTGGGACAGGGAAGGTGGTGTGTGTAACCGGAGCGTCCGGATACATAGCGTCATGGCTGGTGAAGCTCTTGCTTCAACGCGGCTACAATGTCAAAGCCTCAGTTCGTGACCCAA ATGATCCAAATAAGACAGAACACTTAATTGGGCTAGATGGAGCGAAGGAAAGACTTCATTTGTTCAAAGCAGACTTACTGGAAGAAGGATCTTTTGATTCTGTGGTTGATGGATGTGACGGAGTTTTTCATACGGCATCACCAGCTTATTTCAGTGTCACCGATCCACAG GCAGAGTTAGTTGACCCAGCATTGAAAGGAACACTTAACGTTCTCAGATCTTGTGCTAAAGTTTTATCTGTTAAAAGAGTGGTTATAACATCCTCAATGGCAGCGGTTGCATACAATGGGAAACCTCTTGCTCCTGATGTTACAATTGATGAGGGTTGGTTTTCAGATCCTGCTGTTTGTGAAAAATCAAAG ACCTTAGCAGAGGAGGCTGCTTGGaaatttgcaaaagaaaatggaaTTGATATCGTAGCTGTAAATCCAGGGATGGCGTTTGGTCCTCTGTTACAGCCGAGTCTTAATGCAAGTGTGGCGCCAGTTCTGGAGCTTTTAAATG GCGCAGAAAGATTTCCAAATGTAACATACAGATGGGTTGATGTCAGAGATGTTGCTAATGCACATATACTAGCCTTTGAAAATCCATCAGCTAGTGGAAGATATTGTTTAGTTGCAGAAGTTGTTCATTGTTCTGAAGTTTTGAAGCTTTTGCACAAGCTCTTTCCTGATCTGAAGCTTCCTGAAAA ATGTGGAGATGACAAGCCTTTTGCAACAACATACAAGGTGTCTAAGGAGAGAGCACAGAGTTTAGGCCTTAGCTTCACTCCCGCGAAGGTCAGTTTGAAGGATACTGTTGAGAGCTTGAAGTTGAAGAACTTCTTGAGTGTCTGA